A genome region from Fusarium musae strain F31 chromosome 5, whole genome shotgun sequence includes the following:
- a CDS encoding hypothetical protein (EggNog:ENOG41~MEROPS:MER0003798), with the protein MATRRHVHFNSKAKSWTSPEPASTAAIDRFHQSLPNYEPTPLVSLDSLAKEVGVGAVHVKDETNRFGLPAFKILGASWGAFRSITEKFGLPLDSDIDTVREAAKSHQLTLYAATEGNHGRAVARMGAIFDISAEIHVPASMHPSTVRLIESEGAKVVMSKGRYEDAMLEAKSASKHAKGIMVQDHAFGDYQTWIVDGYGTMMREVDKQLGSTKADLAIAPVGVGSFAQAVVSHFKRRGTPTSTLTVEPDTAACLWKSLEKGEFTEIPTTGTIMAGLNCGAPSTIAWDVLKNGVDASLTISDYEAHQSAMYLQSQGINAGPCGASTLAALRRLTPEDKKALRLSEKSTVVIFCTERNRDYDVPHDVSGNDPVALTQTLVQINSASPDLGSVPGPGETAIARYVAAWLEHRDLETHWVEYSKGRPSVVGVVRGSGGGKSVMFNGHLDTVTIMGYNDDPLSGKIVDGRLYGRGSADMKGGVAAGMVALANAKKLGLRGDVIFTGVADEESLSKGTEDILRAGWRADAAVVSESTNLEINHAHKGYCHIEIKVCGLAAHGSRADLGLDAIVNAGHFLVEFGKYVKKLQEGAGDEILGTGTAHASVISGGEEASSYPAQCTIIAERRTIPGETNEVVQKEFDDIIAKVAKEVTDFKAEAKIFFSRPPQFTAADHPFTKLVSGIVGDVTGKDAVIAGAPFWTDCALLAEKGIVPLLWGPKGEGFHGKEEFVHVKSIEQVSEGLVNIAAEFCK; encoded by the exons ATGGCCACTCGTCGTCACGTCCACTTCAACTCCAAAGCCAAATCATGGACTTCACCTGAGCCCGCCTCTACAGCAGCCATTGATCGGTTTCACCAGAGTCTCCCCAACTATGAGCCAACACCTCTTGTCAGTCTGGACAGTCTGGCTAAGGAGGTCGGGGTCGGAGCTGTCCATGTCAAAGATGAGACGAACCGTTTTGGTCTTCCGGcgttcaagatcttgggtGCTTCTTGGGGCGCGTTCCGCTCCATAACCGAGAAATTTGGCCTGCCTCTTGACTCAGATATTGATACTGTCCGAGAAGCGGCAAAGTCCCATCAATTGACATTGTACGCGGCGACAGAGGGGAATCATGGGCGTGCGGTTGCAAGAATGGGTGCTATCTTCGATATATCAGCTGAGATTCACGTCCCAGCGTCTATGCATCCTTCTACGGTCAGGTTGATTGAGTCCGAAGGCGCGAAAGTCGTTATGTCAAAGGGCAGATACGAGGATGCGATGCTTGAGGCCAAGTCTGCGTCCAAGCATGCCAAGGGGATCATGGTTCAGGACCATGCCTTCGGCGACTATCAGACC TGGATTGTCGATGGCTACGGTACCATGATGCGAGAGGTTGACAAGCAGCTCGGTTCCACCAAAGCTGACTTGGCCATCGCTCCTGTCGGAGTCGGATCATTCGCCCAAGCTGTAGTATCTCATTTCAAGAGACGGGGTACGCCTACCTCCACGTTGACAGTTGAGCCTGATACTGCGGCGTGTTTGTGGAAGAGTCTGGAGAAGGGCGAGTTCACCGAGATCCCAACGACTGGCACCATCATGGCCGGTCTCAATTGCGGAGCTCCTTCAACAATCGCATGGGATGTCTTGAAGAATGGCGTTGATGCAAGCTTGACCATATCAGACTACGAAGCTCACCAGTCCGCCATGTATCTGCAATCTCAAGGCATCAACGCTGGACCCTGCGGAGCATCGACTCTTGCTGCGCTTAGACGGCTGACACCGGAAGACAAGAAGGCCCTTAGACTGAGTGAGAAGTCCACTGTGGTGATCTTTTGCACAGAGCGAAACAGAGACTACGATGTACCCCACGACGTTTCTGGCAATGACCCAGTTGCACTCACTCAGACCCTTGTCCAGATCAACTCAGCCAGTCCCGACTTGGGCTCTGTTCCCGGACCTGGCGAGACCGCCATCGCTCGCTATGTCGCTGCATGGCTCGAACATAGGGATCTGGAAACGCACTGGGTTGAATACAGCAAGGGCCGTCCCTCCGTCGTTGGTGTCGTTCGGGGCTCCGGCGGCGGGAAAAGTGTCATGTTCAACGGACACCTCGACACGGTCACCATTATGGGCTACAATGATGATCCATTGAGCGGAAAGATCGTTGATGGCCGTCTTTATGGTCGAGGATCTGCTGACATGAAGGGAGGTGTCGCGGCAGGTATGGTCGCCCTCGCCAATGCTAAGAAGCTTGGACTTCGTGGTGATGTGATCTTCACTGGTGTTGCCGACGAGGAGAGCTTGAGTAAGGGAACGGAAGATATCCTTCGCGCTGGATGGAGAGCAGATGCCGCTGTTGTATCGGAGTCAACGAACCTCGAGATCAATCACGCCCACAAGGGATACTGTCACATTGAGATCAAGGTCTGTGGACTGGCTGCACATGGTTCACGGGCTGATTTGGGCCTCGACGCCATTGTCAATGCCGGCCATTTCCTCGTGGAGTTTGGTAAATACGTTAAGAAGTTGCAAGAAGGTGCTGGGGACGAGATCTTGGGAACAGGCACTGCACACGCTTCAGTTATCTCGGGTGGTGAAGAGGCATCGTCATATCCTGCCCAGTGCACCATCATTGCAGAGCGCCGAACAATCCCTGGAGAGACCAATGAAGTTGTCCAGAAGGAGTTCGACGACATTATTGCCAAGGTAGCAAAGGAGGTCACCGACTTCAAGGCAGaagccaagatcttcttcagccGCCCGCCCCAGTTCACAGCGGCAGACCACCCGTTCACCAAGCTCGTCTCCGGCATTGTGGGTGATGTCACTGGCAAAGACGCGGTTATTGCCGGGGCCCCGTTCTGGACCGATTGTGCTTTGTTGGCTGAGAAAGGGATAGTGCCTCTGCTCTGGGGACCAAAGGGAGAGGGATTCCATGGAAAGGAGGAGTTTGTTCACGTCAAGTCAATTGAACAAGTGTCTGAGGGATTGGTCAATATAGCAGCTGAGTTCTGTAAGTAG